TGTTTGTGTATCAATATGAAGTTGGTTGCTGTGATCGGCCAAGATTTTTCCCCTGTGGCGTTGGTGATCACTAGGTTGAAATCTTTTGCGTTCACCCAGTCTGCGTTGGATGCAGCTGCTGCAAAGCTTTCCGCATTCGGTTGCACCCACTGACCAGCGGCGTTCTGTAGTGCTGTGTACGGCATTTTGTTCTGAAGCGCGTAAGCGAGCTCAACGTAGCCGATGGAGCCTTTGATTTGTTGTACATATGAGGCTACACCCTCGTTGCCTTTGCCACCGATCCCTCCGGGCCACTGTAGTGAAGTGCCTTCACCAACTTTCTTTTTCCATTCTGGGCTGACTTTGGATAGATAGTTGCTGAAATTGTAAGTAGTGCCAGAGCCATCGGAGCGATGCACGATGTTGATTTTGGTGTCAGGAAGAGTTAATCCGGGGTTTGCGGCGACAATCGCTGTGTCGTTCCACTTGCTGATCTTGCCTAGGAAAATATCTGCAAGCAGGGTGCCGGTCAGACGTAATTTGCCAGGTTCGATGTTGTCTAGGTTCACAATCGGTACTACGCCACCGATTGCTGATGGAAACTGCCCTAGTCCGGCTTGGGCCAGTTCGTTACTGTCCAGTGGTTTGTCGGAAGAACCAAAATCAATTGTTCCGCCTTTGATTTGGGCAATACCACCGCCTGAGCCGATCGACTGATAGTTGATCTTATTTCCGGTGGCGGCATTGTAGTCCGCTGACCATTGTGAGATCAGTGGATAGATGAAGGAGGCACCGGCGCCTGAAATCTTTACGCTCTTGGTTTGCTGGGCGGAGGGCGCCGTCGTACTGGTCTCATCCTGTCTGATACCTGTTGGCTGATTGTCGTTGGAGAGTTTGCAGGCGCTGGTTGCCAGGGCGATGCCCAAAAATAGGGCAGTGAAACTAGCAAAATGTACTTTCATGAAAACTCCAATAGTGCCCATTAAAGAGCCAGCAGATATCTATATGAAAAGATGTTTTTATTGCAAATCAATGACATTGTGTAGGTTGTGACGTGAGGCAAAAACGAGCTTTACAGAATCTCAAGGGAGGCAGATGCAAAGAAAGACTGTTATGGAAAACATGTTTGTGGGAGTGACTGCTTTCCAAAATCACCATTATGAATACATGATTTCGGAGCTTCTTATTCGCGATGTAGTTGAAATTTCTTTTTTATCCTTACTGCATTTATAGCAACATTGAGTGTTTCTCTTAAAACATTGATGGCCTCAACACTCATGTCAGGCTGAACTCCAGAGACGAAAAAGGTAAACAGACATCCTGAGGTCCATTCGTGAAAACTGTGGATCGCAGGTGCCAGTACGCGCATGATTGATGAGCCTGATGTAGAGTCGCTCGACTATCCGGGTGAAGTAGTGGCTCGAGGTTGGCGGAGTGGTTCACGCTATGGCGGGTTGTGGGCGTGTACTGTTGGAGTGGTTAGCGGACAGTACCATCTCGGCCAGAGAGTGTGCCATTTCACGCTCGGCCACCACAGTAGCATCGGCGCCGTGTTCGAGCAGGTGCTTGACCTCGCCGTCGTTGTGTGCTCTCGCGAGTAGGGTTAGCTCTGGATTCAATGCACGCAGCTTTGCCAGTACCTCACCAGCCTCCAGTGGTTGAGGGATTGCCAGCACTGCGATCTTCGCTCGTTCCGGATGTGCTTCTGCCAATACCCGGTCGGCGGCGGCACTGCCACGGATCGCAGGGATGCCTGTCGCGTGTGCTTTAAGGACGTGTTCGCCGTTGTCGTCGATCACCAGTACCGGTACATGTCTGCTTTGCAGCAGTTGTGCCAACATGCTGCCAACCCGTCCATAGCCAATGACGATGGCATGGTCATACAAGTCTGGGTTGGGGCCCGGCGGTAGCTCAGGTTCAGCCAGAGTCGGTTCGTCGGCTGTTTGTTGTGCTTGCCAGCGGTCTAGCCAGGAGAATAAGAACGGATTGGCGATGATCGATAACAATGCGCCGGCCAGAATCAGGTCGCGTCCGGTCTCCGGTAGGATTGCCAACTGTATTCCAAGCCCGGCCAGAATGAATGAGAACTCGCCGATTTGCGCCAAACTGGTAGAAATGGTCAGTGCGGTGCTGGTTGGATGGCCGAATGCGCGTACGATCAAGAAAGCCGCGGCCGATTTGCCGATAGTGATGGTTAGAAAAGTGGCAAGCACCTGCCAGGGATGTTCGATCAGGATTGCTGGATTAAACAGCATGCCGACTGCGACAAAGAACAGCACTGCGAATGCGTCGCGCAATGGCAGTGAATCGGTCGCTGCGGCGTGGCTTGTTTCCGAGCCTTTGAGGACCATCCCGGCGAAGAAGGCACCTAATGCAAACGATACGCCGAACAGTTTTGCCGAGCCGAACGCCACACCAAGCGCAATACCAAGCACAGCCAGAGTGAACAATTCGCGTGAGCCGGTTGCGGCCACTTTCTCCAGCGACCATGGGATCACTCGACGCCCGACCACCAGCATGA
This region of Xylella taiwanensis genomic DNA includes:
- the ybaL gene encoding YbaL family putative K(+) efflux transporter encodes the protein MHHDTSLIDIIAVGLSLAFVLGTLAQRLKLSPLVGYLVAGICVGPFTPGFVADQQIANQLSELGVMLLMFGVGLHFSLEDLLEVKAIAIPGALVQIAAATVLGWGLAWTMGWPLVQGMVFGLALSVASTVVLLRALEERRLIDTQRGRIAVGWLIVEDLVMVLALVLLPALAQALSGNESVAGETGTMLTTLGWTLLKMAGFVAVMLVVGRRVIPWSLEKVAATGSRELFTLAVLGIALGVAFGSAKLFGVSFALGAFFAGMVLKGSETSHAAATDSLPLRDAFAVLFFVAVGMLFNPAILIEHPWQVLATFLTITIGKSAAAFLIVRAFGHPTSTALTISTSLAQIGEFSFILAGLGIQLAILPETGRDLILAGALLSIIANPFLFSWLDRWQAQQTADEPTLAEPELPPGPNPDLYDHAIVIGYGRVGSMLAQLLQSRHVPVLVIDDNGEHVLKAHATGIPAIRGSAAADRVLAEAHPERAKIAVLAIPQPLEAGEVLAKLRALNPELTLLARAHNDGEVKHLLEHGADATVVAEREMAHSLAEMVLSANHSNSTRPQPAIA
- the pstS gene encoding phosphate ABC transporter substrate-binding protein PstS, encoding MKVHFASFTALFLGIALATSACKLSNDNQPTGIRQDETSTTAPSAQQTKSVKISGAGASFIYPLISQWSADYNAATGNKINYQSIGSGGGIAQIKGGTIDFGSSDKPLDSNELAQAGLGQFPSAIGGVVPIVNLDNIEPGKLRLTGTLLADIFLGKISKWNDTAIVAANPGLTLPDTKINIVHRSDGSGTTYNFSNYLSKVSPEWKKKVGEGTSLQWPGGIGGKGNEGVASYVQQIKGSIGYVELAYALQNKMPYTALQNAAGQWVQPNAESFAAAASNADWVNAKDFNLVITNATGEKSWPITATNFILIHKQTKDAAHRKATLDFFKWAFENGQKQANELHYVPLPPHLVRQIEAYWAAEFK